In a single window of the Tigriopus californicus strain San Diego chromosome 2, Tcal_SD_v2.1, whole genome shotgun sequence genome:
- the LOC131893648 gene encoding uncharacterized protein LOC131893648 isoform X1, which produces MLSCLVFVCVIAWIGSPNECVTITSVRLYQFGTSQPVDYLDVTGPYSLPHWLYFDFTLNLNESVRVIDFEKDNELLYKSEWNKALIKDELFLGFTRYQITLDVLPLSHGKLVFLQPSVAMEGTYRMTMKARDISGHETVSQWVLKVDALSRCTEMKFDEAFMDANTCIVGMHFYCERPIYPLRTVTRRRVEWTSPDDPDFELQENLRLDEFQTLTDGRILFDFLALYHIRPDSPTSVEMRFMFSQLDDIPLIDHHHTFSTNASQSWKCRYASTHDLITLTPTEFSVIRLSSSNGDATPINKWSLLIPFIIQIIFSISTCSVKKP; this is translated from the exons ATGCTTTCTTGTTTGGTCTTTGTCTGCG TTATAGCTTGGATTGGGAGCCCAAACGAATGTGTCACCATTACCAGTGTGCGCTTATATCAATTCGGAACATCTCAGCCAGTGGATTATTTGGACGTCACCGGACCCTATTCGTTGCCTCATTGGTTGTATTTTGACTTTACGTTGAACCTCAACGAAAGTGTCCGAGTTATAGACTTTGAAAAGGACAACGA ATTGTTGTACAAGTCCGAGTGGAACAAGGCTTTAATCAAAGACGAGCTCTTCTTGGGTTTCACTCGATATCAAATCACCCTCGACGTTCTTCCGTTGAGTCATGGGAAGCTGGTCTTTTTGCAGCCTTCTGTGGCCATGGAAGGCACTTATCGGATGACCATGAAGGCCAGAGACATCTCCGGCCACGAAACTGTCAGTCAATGGGTGCTCAAGGTTGATGCTTTAA GCAGATGCACCGAGATGAAGTTCGACGAAGCCTTTATGGATGCAAACACGTGCATTGTGGGTATGCATTTCTATTGTGAACGCCCTATTTACCCTTTGAGAACAGTGACTCGACGTAGAGTGGAGTGGACCTCTCCGGACGATCCCGATTTCGAACTCCAAGAGAACTTGAGGTTGGATGAGTTCCAGACGTTGACAG ACGGAAGGATTCTTTTCGACTTTTTGGCGTTATACCATATCAGACCGGATTCTCCAACTTCCGTGGAAATGCGGTTCATGTTTTCTCAATTGGACGACATCCCGCTCATTGATCATCACCACACCTTCAGTACCAACGCCAGTCAATCAT GGAAATGTAGGTACGCCTCGACACACGATCTGATCACCCTCACCCCGACTGAATTTTCTGTCATCCGATTGTCGTCAAGCAATGGGGATGCCACTCCAATAAACAAGTGGTCCCTCTTGATTCCCTTCATTATTCagatcattttttcaatttcaacatgTTCAGTCAAAAAACCATAA
- the LOC131893648 gene encoding uncharacterized protein LOC131893648 isoform X2, translating into MLSCLVFVCVIAWIGSPNECVTITSVRLYQFGTSQPVDYLDVTGPYSLPHWLYFDFTLNLNESVRVIDFEKDNELLYKSEWNKALIKDELFLGFTRYQITLDVLPLSHGKLVFLQPSVAMEGTYRMTMKARDISGHETVSQWVLKVDALSRCTEMKFDEAFMDANTCIVGMHFYCERPIYPLRTVTRRRVEWTSPDDPDFELQENLRLDEFQTLTDGRILFDFLALYHIRPDSPTSVEMRFMFSQLDDIPLIDHHHTFSTNASQSCKEM; encoded by the exons ATGCTTTCTTGTTTGGTCTTTGTCTGCG TTATAGCTTGGATTGGGAGCCCAAACGAATGTGTCACCATTACCAGTGTGCGCTTATATCAATTCGGAACATCTCAGCCAGTGGATTATTTGGACGTCACCGGACCCTATTCGTTGCCTCATTGGTTGTATTTTGACTTTACGTTGAACCTCAACGAAAGTGTCCGAGTTATAGACTTTGAAAAGGACAACGA ATTGTTGTACAAGTCCGAGTGGAACAAGGCTTTAATCAAAGACGAGCTCTTCTTGGGTTTCACTCGATATCAAATCACCCTCGACGTTCTTCCGTTGAGTCATGGGAAGCTGGTCTTTTTGCAGCCTTCTGTGGCCATGGAAGGCACTTATCGGATGACCATGAAGGCCAGAGACATCTCCGGCCACGAAACTGTCAGTCAATGGGTGCTCAAGGTTGATGCTTTAA GCAGATGCACCGAGATGAAGTTCGACGAAGCCTTTATGGATGCAAACACGTGCATTGTGGGTATGCATTTCTATTGTGAACGCCCTATTTACCCTTTGAGAACAGTGACTCGACGTAGAGTGGAGTGGACCTCTCCGGACGATCCCGATTTCGAACTCCAAGAGAACTTGAGGTTGGATGAGTTCCAGACGTTGACAG ACGGAAGGATTCTTTTCGACTTTTTGGCGTTATACCATATCAGACCGGATTCTCCAACTTCCGTGGAAATGCGGTTCATGTTTTCTCAATTGGACGACATCCCGCTCATTGATCATCACCACACCTTCAGTACCAACGCCAGTCAATCATGTAA GGAAATGTAG
- the LOC131893641 gene encoding acyl-CoA-binding domain-containing protein 7-like codes for MGLDEDFKETATVVSQELNQALSDSDLIELYGLFKQGQVGDIDIECPGEDYDKVKWIAWNKHKGMDPEDAKQEYISYAKKMFAKYANKKKFQNY; via the coding sequence atgggCCTAGATGAAGACTTCAAGGAGACGGCCACAGTGGTCAGCCAAGAGCTCAATCAGGCCTTGTCAGACAGCGATCTCATCGAGCTCTACGGACTGTTCAAGCAAGGTCAAGTGGGTGATATCGACATCGAGTGCCCCGGAGAAGACTACGACAAGGTCAAGTGGATCGCGTGGAACAAGCACAAGGGCATGGATCCCGAGGACGCCAAACAGGAATATATCAGCTATGCCAAGAAGATGTTTGCGAAATATGCCAATAAGAAGAAATTCCAAAATTATTAA